The Cucurbita pepo subsp. pepo cultivar mu-cu-16 chromosome LG08, ASM280686v2, whole genome shotgun sequence genome contains a region encoding:
- the LOC111800510 gene encoding uncharacterized protein LOC111800510 isoform X1 has product MAGIDVSKYAHSPVHKAVATRDYTSLKRILAGLPRLCNPSEIRTEAASLAEENKADAISAMIDRRDVPNRNTPLHLAVKLGDETATEMLMIAGADWSLQNEHGWSALQEAICSRQEGIAMIIVRHYQPLAWAKWCRRLPRLIETMRRMRDFYMEITFHFESSVIPFISRIAPSDTYKIWKRGANLRADMTLAGFDGFRIQRADQSVLFLGDGTEDGKMPSGSLCIVSHKEKEVMNALDGAGTQATEEEIRQEVTAMSQTNIFRPGIDVTQAVLLPQLTWRRQEKSEMVGAWKAKVYDMHNVVVSIKSRRVPGAMTDEELFSSCNENETEGEEFDDILTEDERKQLENALKLDSSELASENGDGVIGHRHSCFEQREVPIEEANGSGNGDIRQEKKGWFGGWRKRDRKGEAPKKIAPPRSSLSLDDKAGDLLGDYPENHSSRPGRHSVEIVAEHRRGREIRTTSSTSTSKNRHKDGSHENEYKKGLRPVLWLSPSFPLQTEELLPLLDILANKVKAVRRLRELLTTKLPMGTFPVKVAIPVVPTIRVIVTFTKFEELQPVDEFATPPSSPTSAASRESPSATHSSSSSWFQWIKAPYQHPSSSSNVTSSRIETLEDPFAIPRDYTWVNAEEKKKKMQEKNKAKKGRSRRD; this is encoded by the exons ATGGCTGGTATTGATGTTTCCAAGTATGCGCATAGCCCTGTACACAAGGCTGTGGCCACTAGGGATTATACCAGTCTCAAGAGAATCCTTGCAGGCCTTCCTAGGCTTTGTAATCCATCTGAGATTCGCACGGAGGCTGCTTCGTTAGCCGAGGAAAACAAGGCTGATGCCATTTCTGCCATGATTGATCGCCGAGATGTCCCGAATCGGAACACTCCACTGCATTTGGCTGTAAAGCTTGGGGACGAGACTGCTACCGAAATGCTTATGATTGCTGGGGCAGATTGGAGCTTGCAAAATGAGCATGGTTGGAGTGCACTTCAGGAAGCTATTTGCAGTAGACAAGAAGGGATTGCTATGATAATAGTTCGGCATTACCAGCCATTGGCTTGGGCAAAATGGTGTCGGAGATTGCCTCGCTTGATTGAGACGATGCGAAGAATGAGGGATTTCTACATGGAAATCACTTTCCACTTCGAGAGTTCAGTGATCCCTTTCATTTCCAGGATTGCTCCTTCAGATACTTACAAGATCTGGAAAAGAGGTGCTAACTTGAGGGCAGATATGACATTGGCTGGTTTTGATGGATTTCGAATTCAACGTGCTGACCAGAGTGTTCTTTTTCTTGGCGACGGGACAGAGGACGGAAAAATGCCTTCTGGTTCACTCTGTATAGTATCACACAAGGAGAAGGAGGTAATGAATGCTTTGGATGGTGCTGGTACTCAGGCAACAGAAGAGGAAATTAGACAAGAAGTGACAGCAATGTCTCAGACTAATATATTTAGACCTGGAATCGACGTCACTCAGGCCGTTCTTTTGCCTCAGTTGACTTGGAGGCGCCAGGAGAAATCCGAAATGGTGGGTGCCTGGAAAGCTAAAGTATATGATATGCACAATGTGGTTGTAAGTATCAAATCCAGGAGGGTCCCTGGGGCTATGACAGATGAAGAGTTGTTCTCATCttgtaatgaaaatgaaaccGAGGGCGAGGAGTTTGATGACATTTTAACCGAGGACGAGCGAAAGCAACTCGAGAATGCACTTAAACTAGATTCATCCGAATTAGCTTCTGAGAACGGTGACGGGGTTATCGGGCATCGCCATAGTTGTTTTGAGCAAAGGGAAGTTCCTATTGAGGAAGCAAATGGAAGCGGAAATGGAGATATACGTCAGGAAAAGAAAGGATGGTTTGGGGGATGGAGGAAACGAGATAGAAAAGGCGAAGCGCCGAAGAAGATTGCTCCTCCAAGAAGCTCCCTTTCTCTGGATGATAAAGCAGGTGATCTTCTAGGGGACTATCCTGAAAATCATAGCAGTAGACCCGGAAGACATTCTGTAGAGATAGTTGCCGAACACCGAAGAGGAAGGGAAATCAGAACTACCTCTTCAACGTCCACGAGCAAAAATCGGCACAAGGATGGGAGTCATGAAAATGAGTATAAGAAGGGGTTGAGACCTGTTCTTTGGCTTTCTCCAAGCTTTCCCCTACAAACTGAGGAACTGCTGCCGTTGCTGGATATTTTAGCTAACAAGGTCAAGGCAGTTCGCCGATTGAGAGAACTGCTAACCACAAAACTCCCAATGGGAACCTTTCCGGTTAAG GTTGCCATCCCTGTGGTTCCAACCATCAGAGTGATTGTTACCTTCACAAAGTTTGAAGAACTACAACCAGTTGACGAGTTTGCGACGCCCCCGTCAAGCCCTACGTCTGCAGCAAGCAGGGAGAGCCCATCAGCAACACATTCCTCAAGTTCGTCTTGGTTTCAGTGGATAAAAGCCCCGTATCAACACCCGAGTTCATCATCCAATGTTACTAGCAGTAGGATAGAAACTCTCGAAGACCCGTTCGCCATCCCCCGCGACTACACCTGGGTTAATgctgaagagaagaaaaagaagatgcaggaaaaaaacaaagcaaagaaaggaagaagtcGCCGGGATTGA
- the LOC111800510 gene encoding uncharacterized protein LOC111800510 isoform X2 has translation MIDRRDVPNRNTPLHLAVKLGDETATEMLMIAGADWSLQNEHGWSALQEAICSRQEGIAMIIVRHYQPLAWAKWCRRLPRLIETMRRMRDFYMEITFHFESSVIPFISRIAPSDTYKIWKRGANLRADMTLAGFDGFRIQRADQSVLFLGDGTEDGKMPSGSLCIVSHKEKEVMNALDGAGTQATEEEIRQEVTAMSQTNIFRPGIDVTQAVLLPQLTWRRQEKSEMVGAWKAKVYDMHNVVVSIKSRRVPGAMTDEELFSSCNENETEGEEFDDILTEDERKQLENALKLDSSELASENGDGVIGHRHSCFEQREVPIEEANGSGNGDIRQEKKGWFGGWRKRDRKGEAPKKIAPPRSSLSLDDKAGDLLGDYPENHSSRPGRHSVEIVAEHRRGREIRTTSSTSTSKNRHKDGSHENEYKKGLRPVLWLSPSFPLQTEELLPLLDILANKVKAVRRLRELLTTKLPMGTFPVKVAIPVVPTIRVIVTFTKFEELQPVDEFATPPSSPTSAASRESPSATHSSSSSWFQWIKAPYQHPSSSSNVTSSRIETLEDPFAIPRDYTWVNAEEKKKKMQEKNKAKKGRSRRD, from the exons ATGATTGATCGCCGAGATGTCCCGAATCGGAACACTCCACTGCATTTGGCTGTAAAGCTTGGGGACGAGACTGCTACCGAAATGCTTATGATTGCTGGGGCAGATTGGAGCTTGCAAAATGAGCATGGTTGGAGTGCACTTCAGGAAGCTATTTGCAGTAGACAAGAAGGGATTGCTATGATAATAGTTCGGCATTACCAGCCATTGGCTTGGGCAAAATGGTGTCGGAGATTGCCTCGCTTGATTGAGACGATGCGAAGAATGAGGGATTTCTACATGGAAATCACTTTCCACTTCGAGAGTTCAGTGATCCCTTTCATTTCCAGGATTGCTCCTTCAGATACTTACAAGATCTGGAAAAGAGGTGCTAACTTGAGGGCAGATATGACATTGGCTGGTTTTGATGGATTTCGAATTCAACGTGCTGACCAGAGTGTTCTTTTTCTTGGCGACGGGACAGAGGACGGAAAAATGCCTTCTGGTTCACTCTGTATAGTATCACACAAGGAGAAGGAGGTAATGAATGCTTTGGATGGTGCTGGTACTCAGGCAACAGAAGAGGAAATTAGACAAGAAGTGACAGCAATGTCTCAGACTAATATATTTAGACCTGGAATCGACGTCACTCAGGCCGTTCTTTTGCCTCAGTTGACTTGGAGGCGCCAGGAGAAATCCGAAATGGTGGGTGCCTGGAAAGCTAAAGTATATGATATGCACAATGTGGTTGTAAGTATCAAATCCAGGAGGGTCCCTGGGGCTATGACAGATGAAGAGTTGTTCTCATCttgtaatgaaaatgaaaccGAGGGCGAGGAGTTTGATGACATTTTAACCGAGGACGAGCGAAAGCAACTCGAGAATGCACTTAAACTAGATTCATCCGAATTAGCTTCTGAGAACGGTGACGGGGTTATCGGGCATCGCCATAGTTGTTTTGAGCAAAGGGAAGTTCCTATTGAGGAAGCAAATGGAAGCGGAAATGGAGATATACGTCAGGAAAAGAAAGGATGGTTTGGGGGATGGAGGAAACGAGATAGAAAAGGCGAAGCGCCGAAGAAGATTGCTCCTCCAAGAAGCTCCCTTTCTCTGGATGATAAAGCAGGTGATCTTCTAGGGGACTATCCTGAAAATCATAGCAGTAGACCCGGAAGACATTCTGTAGAGATAGTTGCCGAACACCGAAGAGGAAGGGAAATCAGAACTACCTCTTCAACGTCCACGAGCAAAAATCGGCACAAGGATGGGAGTCATGAAAATGAGTATAAGAAGGGGTTGAGACCTGTTCTTTGGCTTTCTCCAAGCTTTCCCCTACAAACTGAGGAACTGCTGCCGTTGCTGGATATTTTAGCTAACAAGGTCAAGGCAGTTCGCCGATTGAGAGAACTGCTAACCACAAAACTCCCAATGGGAACCTTTCCGGTTAAG GTTGCCATCCCTGTGGTTCCAACCATCAGAGTGATTGTTACCTTCACAAAGTTTGAAGAACTACAACCAGTTGACGAGTTTGCGACGCCCCCGTCAAGCCCTACGTCTGCAGCAAGCAGGGAGAGCCCATCAGCAACACATTCCTCAAGTTCGTCTTGGTTTCAGTGGATAAAAGCCCCGTATCAACACCCGAGTTCATCATCCAATGTTACTAGCAGTAGGATAGAAACTCTCGAAGACCCGTTCGCCATCCCCCGCGACTACACCTGGGTTAATgctgaagagaagaaaaagaagatgcaggaaaaaaacaaagcaaagaaaggaagaagtcGCCGGGATTGA
- the LOC111800639 gene encoding putative vesicle-associated membrane protein 726 produces the protein MVQQTLIYSFVARGTVIIAEYTGFSGNFTSIASQCLQKLPASNNKFTYNCDGHTFNYLVENGFTYCVVAIEAAGRQIPIAFLERVKEDFNKRYGGGKASTAAAKSLNKEFGSKLKDHMQYCVDHPEEISKLAKVKAQVSEVKGVMMENIEKVLDRGEKIELLVDKTENLRSQAQDFRTQGTKMKRKMWYQNMKMKLIVFGIVLALILIIILSICHGFNC, from the exons ATGGTGCAACAGACGTTGATCTACAGTTTTGTGGCTCGAGGAACGGTGATCATCGCCGAGTATACAGGTTTCAGCGGAAATTTCACTAGCATCGCCTCTCAATGCCTCCAGAAGCTCCCTGCTTCGAACAATAAGTTCACCTACAATTGCGATGGCCACACCTTCAATTATCTCGTCGAGAATGGATTCA CTTACTGTGTGGTTGCTATCGAAGCTGCTGGTAGACAAATTCCTATTGCTTTTCTTGAGCGAGTCAAGGAAGATTTCAACAAGAGATATGGTGGAGGAAAAGCTTCAACTGCCGCTGCCAAGAGTCTGAACAAAGAATTTGG GTCGAAATTGAAGGATCATATGCAATATTGTGTGGATCATCCTGAAGAGATCAGCAAGCTTGCTAAAGTCAAGGCTCAGGTTTCTGAAGTCAAGGGTGTTATGATGGAAAACATTGAGAAG GTTCTTGACCGTGGTGAGAAAATTGAGCTGTTAGTGGATAAAACTGAGAATCTCCGCTCACAG GCACAGGATTTCAGGACACAAGGAactaagatgaaaagaaagatgtGGTACCAAAATATGAAGATGAAATTGATCGTGTTCGGAATTGTGTTGGCCTTAATTCTCATAATTATATTGTCCATCTGCCACGGTTTCAACTGTTGA